One Rosa chinensis cultivar Old Blush chromosome 5, RchiOBHm-V2, whole genome shotgun sequence genomic region harbors:
- the LOC112203224 gene encoding NDR1/HIN1-like protein 3: protein MADCVSLTGFIISVIVLLCYLLITPSKPSIHVTDASLTPPNNNTTTHHHYNLALNITLRNPNMSFKTYNKKTKLVAYCKNNQKRIGTAELYPFGQRTRKTTTFTALSFKGEEGEDDLKACEEGDNGDYDDVVIKLYLTNIYYLIGPNVKGSCWEVETEFVCNLKVPLITGAYVNGSQSTMANTTGGSPKSFTATKCKSNFSLYH from the coding sequence ATGGCGGATTGTGTTTCACTTACTGGCTTCATCATCAGTGTCATCGTACTCTTGTGTTACTTATTGATTACACCCTCTAAACCTTCCATTCATGTAACCGATGCCTCGCTCACCCCTCCTAACAACAACACCACCACCCACCACCACTACAATCTTGCCCTAAACATCACCCTCCGGAACCCTAACATGTCCTTCAAAACCTATAACAAGAAGACCAAACTCGTTGCTTACTGCAAGAACAACCAGAAGCGAATTGGCACGGCGGAGTTGTACCCCTTTGGGCAACGCACAAGGAAGACAACTACTTTTACAGCATTGTCATTCAAAGGGGAAGAAGGGGAGGATGACTTGAAGGCATGTGAGGAAGGTGACAATGGCGATTACGATGACGTAGTTATCAAGCTCTATCTTACGAATATCTACTATCTGATAGGGCCGAATGTAAAAGGGAGCTGTTGGGAAGTGGAGACCGAGTTCGTATGTAACTTGAAGGTTCCTCTGATCACTGGTGCTTATGTTAATGGTTCCCAATCCACCATGGCCAATACCACTGGTGGTAGTCCGAAAAGTTTTACGGCTACAAAGTGCAAATCAAATTTCTCTCTTTATCACTAG